The DNA window GGCTTGGCATTCAAGCCCAAAGGCTTCTTTGTAGGTTTCTGAATAATACCTTGATGCACCTCTCCAACCTAGCATTGGGTTTTCTTCTTCAGGTTCAAACAACTCTCCTCCTATCAGACCCTTATATTCGTTAGACTTAAAATCTGAAAAACGCACGATTACAGGATTTGGATAGAAGGCAGCGGATATTTTGGCTATTCCGTAAGATAACTTCTTTACGAAATATTGGGTTTTATCTTCATAACCAAAAGTTAAATTTTCAATATCTTCGATGAGTTTTCTTAGAGCTATCTGTTTTTTATCTTTACCTTTTGCTAACTTGCTTTTCAAAGGCTCTTGCGCATGCTTGTATATGGAAGCCATAGAGCAAACGCCCTTATCATCAATAGCTCCACACTCTTCCAGCCTTCCTACAAGAGCCTTCAAATCTTCATAGTGCAAAAGAGCTAAAGGATGGATTTTTATGTAGTTTGCTATGATGAACTCCTCCCTCGCCAAGCCTACCCCATCGTTGGGTATAAAGGAATACTTAAAAGCAGACTCTGGATTTCCCACATTCATCATAACTCTTGTTTTAGGTCTGGGTATTTCCCTTAGATTTATCTCGTCCACCTCGTAAGGTATGTATCCTTCATAGACATAACCTACTTCACCCTCTGCGCAGGAGAGGGTTATGATATCGCCGGTTTTGAGTACCTCTGTAGCCTTGTGGGTCCCAACTACTGCTGGAATGCCAAGTTCCCTTGCAACTATTGCCGCATGGGCTGTCCTTCCCCCTCTGTTTGTTATAATACCGCTGGCCTTTTTCATTATAGGTTCCCAGTCTGGGTCGGTGATGTCTGTAACTAGTATATCACCTTCTTCAAACTGTCCTGCATCCTTTAGGTCGTGAATAACTTTAACCTTTCCATGGGCTATTTTGTCTCCTACGGCTATTCCGTACAGTATTCTCTTCTTAACCCTTTCTTCCAAAGGTACGCTAAATTTATAAACTCTGAGTACGTTTTCTTCTCTCCTTGAATGGACAGTTTCTGGTCTGGCTTGAACTATGAACAGCTCGTTTAACACACCATCCTTTGCCCATTCTATGTCCATTGGCATCCATCTGCCATTTTTCTTAGTGTAGTAATCCTCTATGAGGATGGCCCATCTTGCAAGTTTTAGGATTTCGTCATCCGTAAGAGCAAAGCGTTTTTGCTCAGCTAAAGGCACATTTACTATCTTTGTCCTTTCCTGACCTGCGCCATACACCATTTTTCTGTCTTTTCTACCCAATTTTTTCTCTATTATGGCTGAGTATCCCGCCTGAAGGGTTGGTTTGAAAACCATGTACTCGTCAGGAGTTACCATTCCTTGAACCAACAACTCACCTAAACCGTAGGTAGCGTTTATCACCACAGCGTCCTTAAAGCCTGATTCTGTATCTAAGGTAAACATAACACCAGAGGCACCCAGATCAGACCTAACCATCTTTTGCACGCCCATAGCTATGCCAACTTTGAAGTGGTCAAATCCGAAGGAGTGTCTGTAGGATATTGCTCTGTCTGTAAAAAGAGAAGCAAACCCATTCTTTACAGCAGTTAGAACATTCTCTGCACCTACTACGTTTAGATAGGTTTCTTGCTGTCCTGCAAAGGATGCATGGGGTAGGTCCTCTGCGGTAGCCGAAGACCTAACCGCCACATCAACCGCAAAGGAGTTATACCTTTGAGATAGCTCAGAGTAGTATTTTTTAATCAACTCTTCCAATTCTGGAGGAAACTCTCCTCCTCTTATAAGCTCTCTTACCTCATATCCCCTCTTTGCTAAGTCCTGTATATTGTTTGGGTCTAAACCATCTAAGATCTTCCTTATGGCTTCCTCCAGTTTGTTGTATCTTAGGAACTCATAGTAGGCGTAAGATGTTACCACAAAGCCGTAGGGAATGTTGATACCTGAGCTGGAGAGATTCCTTAACATTTCTCCCAAGGACGCATTCTTTCCACCAACCAACGGCACATCCTCTATACCTACACTGTCTAACCATACTACAAGTTTATCTTTCATACTCAAACCTCCAAAGGTTGTTCAAAAACTATTTTTTCAAAGTCAGCAAAGCGGTTAAACAGTTTTTTTATTCTGTAGAGCAAAGCCAGTCTGTTTCTTCTTAAAGAAAGGTTCTTATCCATAACTAATACTTTGTCAAAAAAAACATCAACAGGCTGTTTT is part of the Thermocrinis sp. genome and encodes:
- the ppsA gene encoding pyruvate, water dikinase — protein: MKDKLVVWLDSVGIEDVPLVGGKNASLGEMLRNLSSSGINIPYGFVVTSYAYYEFLRYNKLEEAIRKILDGLDPNNIQDLAKRGYEVRELIRGGEFPPELEELIKKYYSELSQRYNSFAVDVAVRSSATAEDLPHASFAGQQETYLNVVGAENVLTAVKNGFASLFTDRAISYRHSFGFDHFKVGIAMGVQKMVRSDLGASGVMFTLDTESGFKDAVVINATYGLGELLVQGMVTPDEYMVFKPTLQAGYSAIIEKKLGRKDRKMVYGAGQERTKIVNVPLAEQKRFALTDDEILKLARWAILIEDYYTKKNGRWMPMDIEWAKDGVLNELFIVQARPETVHSRREENVLRVYKFSVPLEERVKKRILYGIAVGDKIAHGKVKVIHDLKDAGQFEEGDILVTDITDPDWEPIMKKASGIITNRGGRTAHAAIVARELGIPAVVGTHKATEVLKTGDIITLSCAEGEVGYVYEGYIPYEVDEINLREIPRPKTRVMMNVGNPESAFKYSFIPNDGVGLAREEFIIANYIKIHPLALLHYEDLKALVGRLEECGAIDDKGVCSMASIYKHAQEPLKSKLAKGKDKKQIALRKLIEDIENLTFGYEDKTQYFVKKLSYGIAKISAAFYPNPVIVRFSDFKSNEYKGLIGGELFEPEEENPMLGWRGASRYYSETYKEAFGLECQAILRVRNKMGLTNTKVMIPFCRTPEEGEKVLKVMEEYGLKKGENGLEVYVMAELPSNVILADKFAEIFDGFSIGSNDLTQLTLGLDRDSGLVAHLYDERNEAVKRLISQLIKVAKEKEKKVGICGQGPSDFPDFAEFLVEEGIDSISLNPDSVLKTLLIIIESENKSKRVRI